Genomic window (Vampirovibrionales bacterium):
ATTCGCTCCTGCAAATCGCCTTACACTGCCAGATTGCCAGCGAGCGCAAGGCTTTTACCATGGAAACCGTCGCCCAAACGCTGTGCGACAAGCTGATTCGTCGGCATCCGCACGTCTTTGGCGACGCGCATGCCCCCGATGCCCAGACAGTGGCCCGCAACTGGCAAGCCATTAAGCGCCAGGAGAAGCAGACAGACGGCGGCGAGGACGCCTCCGGGGTCGACGAGAGTATTCTGACAGGGGTCAGCCGCTCGCTGCCTGCCCTGATGCGCGCCACGCGCCTGAGCGCCCGCGCGGTAAAAGCAGGCTTCAAATGGCCGGACGCCGCCTCGCTGTGGGAGTGCGTGCTGAGCGAAGTCGAAGAATTCCGGGCCGAGACGCGCCTTGAGCCGCCTTCGCCGGATGCGCTGGAAGACGAGCTGGGTGATATGCTGTTTGCCACCGTCAGCCTGGCAAATTTTTACGGTGTCGACGCCGAAACCGCGCTGGCGCGCGCCAACGACAAGTTT
Coding sequences:
- the mazG gene encoding nucleoside triphosphate pyrophosphohydrolase, with translation MSTPSLSGASDAVSESVLSAIARLLAIIERLRDPESGCPWDLAQTHASLKPFALEETYELLEAIDAGADAGICEELGDSLLQIALHCQIASERKAFTMETVAQTLCDKLIRRHPHVFGDAHAPDAQTVARNWQAIKRQEKQTDGGEDASGVDESILTGVSRSLPALMRATRLSARAVKAGFKWPDAASLWECVLSEVEEFRAETRLEPPSPDALEDELGDMLFATVSLANFYGVDAETALARANDKFTRRFQRMESLAQTPLEQLSYEAWDALWNDAKRALATPQQA